The Oenanthe melanoleuca isolate GR-GAL-2019-014 chromosome 1, OMel1.0, whole genome shotgun sequence genome segment GAAGtggggggacagggagaagAGCCCCCAGAGGGGGTCATGTCAGGCTGTCCTAGCCAGGGGAACAAGAAGAGGAGCTCCCAGGGGAATCAGGTCAGGCTGTCCTCGTCGCTGCCCTCGCCACGGTCCTCCTTGCTCTCAGCCAGGGAGCTTTCATCGATGTTTTCCAGGGAATCCGCATGCTGGAGGGAGAGCTCGGagagtgccagggctgggagtcGGCTCTGCTCCgggaacagccagggcttgAAGTGAGGGTCATGTTTCTGCTTCCACTCAGGGTACTTGAGGCATGCCTTGTACATCTTCTTCATTGCctgggaggaagagggagatgGGCAAAGAGACTCCTTGCCCCCACACCAGACCCACCCCAGCGCCACAAACTCACCTTGGGGGCCAGGAACTGGGAGGATTTGTTCACCACCCACTTTGGTAAAGAACctggagagaagggaggggTGGCTGGGAGTGGgacccccagcatcccccaggtGCCTGAAAACCAGGACTCCCACACATAGGACCCCCACGGCACTCTCAGTGGGGTCGTGTGGCTGGAGAGAGGGAACAGGGTTCAATCCATACTGCTCTCTGCTCTTGTATATCCACAGGTCCTCCTGAACCCACCCTTAGTCCCCCTGAGCTCGATCTGAGACTTCTTGAAGCCCTGCTGACCCTGCCCTGAAACCACAGAGCCCCAATTGAATCCCCActgagcagcccccagcccaacCTAAACTCCCACTAAGTCCAAGTGAGTGCCCATTCAGCCCTCCCCCCAACCACCCCGAGTCCCCACTGAGTGCCCACTGAGCCCAAAGACCCCATTAAGCCCCAACAGTGGCCACCCTGAATTCCCAATGAGCCTACACTGAGAACCCATGAGACCCTCACTAAGCCCCCCTGAACCTCACTGGGCCCCCCCTCAAGCACACACTGACATGAGGGAAGGAATTGAGGGTGCTGAGCCCCAAGGCAGAGAGCTTGGGGACCCTCTCTTACCTTTGGGGTCCACCTGTGCCAGGTAGGTGATGGTGCAGCTCTTGGCACCCGTCCCCTCGATCAGGTAGCCTGTCTGGATGGAGACTGCCCGCACCATGTCCTTGCGTGGGGGGTACTTCTGTGGTGGAGAACAAGGAGGGAACACGAGTCAGTGGCAGGGCAGGTGGAGCACAGCAGGCCCCAGCCACAAGCAGGGCTGTCTCGACTCCCTCAACTCTTCAACCTGTCCCCCCAAGCTCTGAGtaagccccagcccagcaccacaggACCCCTGGTGCCCCCACTGAACTCACAGGATGCTTGACAGAGTAGTTCATGATGATGTAGTCAGAGCCCATGGGCAGCCAGGAGCGGAGTGTGACCACATCCCGGTTCTTCAGGGGCTTGGGACACCTCCCTAGGGACAGCACCGGGTGGGATGTTCAGAGTGAGACACCCACCTTCAAGTATGGGgtcccctcctgctctccacatccccccaaaatccaggctCCTCCCTTCAATGCCAGGCACCATGGATCCCCCGGATCCCAAACCCAGGGGTGGAGTGGTAGCAGCCCTGGGGTTCAGCCCTCCCCCAGGACCACCCAGATCCCCCAATCCCCTCCTCACAGGCGTAGTAGCCCACATCAGAGTTGGCCGTCAGCCTCCCGATGTCAAAGGTCTCGATGACGTTGGTGTCCCACTTCTTGCGGTACTCAATGTCATGGAGCACGTCATACAGCGTCTCTGCCGGCACGTCCCTGCACTCCATCCTGCACTGCAAGGCAGGGGGCATCAGAGACCTACTGGGGCCCCCAGGGTGGCAGAGTGGCCATGGAGACCCCTGGGCTGGAGATGTGGACCCCTAACAGCATGGCAGTGGGGACCTGGTGGTGGGAGGATGGCCATCGGGACCCCCAGGTGGGAAGGCAGCTGTGAGAAGCCCCAGCGAGCAGTGGGGGAGGTGTCTCCttgcagactttttttttaaaaaatcaatgcaACCTCCTCCAAGAAGACCTGGATCCCAACCAGCAGCTCGGTTTGCCGTCCAGAGCCACCTTGTAGCACAGGCACGCAGGGCCTCAAGGCAGTGTGGAGCTGAGGCCTGGGTACTAGGGGACCCACCTGAATATCACTATAGATGTGCTCCCCACAGAGTGGCATCCCTGCATAAGGGACCCATATGTGGGATTGTGCTTGGTGCCTTGGGGCAGCATGGATCACACAGAAGGGGTTGGGGGGTGCAGAGTGGGGAGCTGCTCTGTAACCACGGCAGCCAGATCGAGGGAAGGCAAGGAGACAAGGAGAACAGAGAAGGTGATGGCGGCTACTCCTGTAGCAGGGATGCCACATCTGCCGAGATCAAGGGTGCTGGAGGCAagtgtggggcagggagagcagccagtGGCCTGTCCCTGGGAATGCCACTAGCTCCTGTTtgtccccagggatggcacCAGCTTCTCCTGCCCCCCAGACCCTGTGGTTCAGGATTTAGGAGTGGCCCTGTCACCCCAGCACACAGTACTAGagatgccccagccctgggaaggggcACAGAAGCACCGAGCAATGGGGCACAGCCTCACATGGCCCCTTGGTGGGACACAGCCATGGAGCCTGTTCCCCCACAGCACCCATCCTCAATCCCATCctcaccccacagagcccagcctcAACCCCATAAATCCATCTCTGCCCCACAGAGTCTGCCTCCAACCCCACAGTGCTTATCCTCAATCTCAGAgacccatccctgctccacagAGCCCACCTCTAGCTCCTCCATTCACCCAAAAACTTGTCTGGGAACACCCACCCCTGcagggcagttttggggagAGCCTGCCTGGATGATTTACTTGAAGAacccctgctcccacctgcacCCAGCTCGGCACCATGCTCAGGTGGATtattcccagagcagagaggctggTCAAGCCAGtagtgcaggagctgccctgcaggtgaCTCACAGCCCGGGGGGGTGCTAGGGGGGTCGCAGAAGGAGAGGAGATGGTGCCACCTGGGAAGCGTCCGGAAACGCACGCCCCAACCCTGAGTCAATATTGACTAATGGGgtgagaaggaggaggaagaggaggtggaggaggaagagatgaagtccccagggctggggtaATGCTGTGCCCGAGGGAACACAGAATGGGCAGCAGactgtggggcaggagcagatcCAAAGGGGATATCCACCACcgctgcctggctgcagccaccaAGGGGGTCCCCAAGCTCAGCCTCACTGGCAGCTTCACCAACACCCCACATCCTTTGGCTGCATCCTACAGGATGGCCATCCTTTGGGAACAGCCCATTTAGAGGGGAAACCATCGTTCCTGGGAGATCTCAGATGCCCAGGCACCAACTCATCACCCCACTGGTTAGGATGGGGTGTTCTGGCTGGGTTCCCCCAAGCTGTAGCCAGTCCCAAGGCCACCAAATGTCCCACAGAGAAACCAGCCATGGCACCAACTTGTTCCCAGACTCCAGAAAACAGGTTAGACGGGAGCTGCATCCCTAATggaggggggtggggaggagggggcgGCAGCCTCAGAGCAGGGCGAGACCTTCAGGTTCCACTTAATTAGGCAAGGAATCCAGGAGGAATCCAGGATGAACTCAGGGGGAAAACAGctcctgggaagctgcagagaatCCCCAGCACCCACGCAGAGACTCCCAACGACAGGGGCAACCCTCTGGGCTGCACCTTGCCGTGCCATGTCAGCAATGCCACGTGAAGCCCATCCCTGCAAAATCCAGCAGGAGCCTCTCATCCTAGGTGGGATGGTGggcctgggtgctgctgggggccATGGCGGGGGGGAACAAAGACTGTTAGCTCACAGGGTCTCCAATACCCAGTGGCACACACGTGAAATCAACACATTAACAACCAGCAGAACCTTTCCAAGTAGGATTTGTCCAGGAGAGTGTGGAAAGGGGCAGGCCCTGGCTCAGGGACCCCCGCAGGCCAAAGACAGTTCCAGGAGCTGTGTcgggagcagctgtgccaggacatCCTGGAGTGGGCTGGGTCCCTGCAATGCCAACGTGGCA includes the following:
- the STARD10 gene encoding START domain-containing protein 10; the protein is MSGHDGGMSGRDSVQIPDDRDFGAFRAECESERGWSLTYSKGGVGVWVQLLEPERALHKIKCRMECRDVPAETLYDVLHDIEYRKKWDTNVIETFDIGRLTANSDVGYYAWRCPKPLKNRDVVTLRSWLPMGSDYIIMNYSVKHPKYPPRKDMVRAVSIQTGYLIEGTGAKSCTITYLAQVDPKGSLPKWVVNKSSQFLAPKAMKKMYKACLKYPEWKQKHDPHFKPWLFPEQSRLPALALSELSLQHADSLENIDESSLAESKEDRGEGSDEDSLT